One segment of Marvinbryantia formatexigens DSM 14469 DNA contains the following:
- a CDS encoding HAMP domain-containing sensor histidine kinase produces the protein MKKKPGFMTSMTLITTVIVFLLLTVTMFLSNIITFFLIRKGWLPFHPSEPPVPMLLQNAFISIVVGTVLTFFVVHLPLRPIQTLIQAIHEVARGNFQTKIYIEHPREFRELSKSFNQMTDELSGIEMLRSDFINNFSHEFKSPIVSISGFARLMKSGNLTEEEQQEYLDIIISESARLSELSTNVLNLSKVESMTLLTDFTCYNLSEQIRQCVVMLEAKWTQKNITFQLDMEELILMGNEALLTQVWTNLIDNAIKFSPEGSTIAIALTKDDTAAHVSIRDEGIGIEPEKQKYIFDKFYQADTSHSVAGNGLGLSLVSRILKLHHGSVSVDSAPGRGSIFVVSLPLSQLS, from the coding sequence ATGAAAAAGAAACCCGGCTTTATGACGAGCATGACGCTGATTACCACCGTCATTGTCTTTCTGCTGCTTACCGTTACCATGTTTCTCAGCAATATCATTACCTTTTTTCTCATCCGCAAAGGATGGCTTCCCTTCCATCCCAGCGAGCCGCCCGTCCCGATGCTGCTGCAGAATGCTTTTATCAGCATCGTGGTCGGCACCGTGCTGACGTTTTTTGTCGTACATCTTCCCCTGCGTCCCATCCAGACGCTCATCCAGGCGATCCATGAGGTGGCGCGGGGCAATTTCCAGACAAAAATATATATCGAGCATCCAAGGGAATTCCGCGAGCTGTCGAAATCCTTTAATCAGATGACGGACGAGCTCTCCGGCATCGAAATGCTGCGCTCTGATTTTATTAATAATTTTTCCCATGAATTTAAGTCCCCGATCGTCTCTATCTCCGGCTTTGCCCGGCTTATGAAAAGCGGCAATCTGACGGAGGAAGAGCAGCAGGAATACCTTGATATTATTATTTCGGAATCCGCGCGCCTCTCCGAGCTGTCCACGAATGTGCTGAATCTTTCCAAGGTGGAAAGCATGACGCTGCTCACTGATTTCACCTGCTACAATCTCAGCGAGCAGATCCGCCAGTGCGTGGTGATGCTGGAGGCAAAATGGACGCAGAAAAATATTACTTTCCAGCTTGATATGGAGGAATTGATTCTGATGGGAAATGAAGCCCTGCTCACTCAGGTGTGGACAAATCTGATTGACAACGCTATTAAATTTTCCCCGGAGGGCAGCACTATCGCTATCGCGCTTACAAAGGACGATACCGCCGCACATGTCTCTATCCGCGATGAGGGTATCGGGATTGAACCGGAAAAGCAGAAATATATTTTTGATAAATTTTACCAGGCGGATACCTCGCACTCTGTTGCTGGAAACGGACTGGGGCTTTCCCTGGTCAGCCGGATTCTGAAGCTCCATCACGGAAGCGTTTCCGTGGACAGCGCCCCCGGCAGAGGCAGTATCTTTGTGGTGTCGCTGCCGCTCTCGCAGCTTTCATAA
- a CDS encoding response regulator transcription factor, whose protein sequence is MFQILVVDDDKNIRRFLCAVLSNAGYRPIGAACAEDALKIMEEKRIDLIVLDVMMPGMDGYAFTKLLRDCRNDLPVLMLTAKQLPEDLKQGFLAGTDDYMTKPVNEEELLLRIGALLRRARIASDRQLTVGSTTLNFDSLTVSCRGETQLLPQKEFFLLYKLLSFPNHIFTRLQLMEEIWGPCTQSTDATISVHINRLRKRFENSPDFSIITIRGLGYKAQLKEGTP, encoded by the coding sequence ATGTTTCAGATACTGGTAGTAGATGACGATAAAAATATCCGCCGTTTTTTGTGCGCCGTGCTCTCCAACGCAGGCTATCGTCCCATCGGGGCTGCCTGCGCGGAGGACGCTCTGAAGATCATGGAAGAAAAAAGAATCGATCTGATTGTGCTGGATGTTATGATGCCCGGCATGGATGGCTACGCATTTACAAAGCTGCTGCGCGACTGCCGAAACGACCTTCCTGTCCTGATGCTCACGGCAAAGCAGCTCCCGGAGGACTTGAAGCAGGGCTTTCTTGCCGGAACGGATGATTATATGACAAAACCGGTCAATGAGGAGGAGCTGCTGCTGCGCATCGGGGCGCTGCTGCGCCGTGCGCGGATTGCCTCCGACCGTCAGCTTACCGTCGGTTCGACAACGCTCAATTTTGATTCTCTCACTGTATCGTGCCGGGGAGAGACGCAGCTTCTGCCGCAGAAAGAGTTCTTTCTATTATATAAGCTTTTATCGTTCCCGAACCATATTTTTACGCGCCTGCAGTTAATGGAAGAAATCTGGGGTCCATGTACGCAGTCCACCGACGCCACCATCAGCGTCCACATCAACCGGCTGCGCAAGCGGTTTGAAAATTCCCCGGATTTTTCCATTATCACCATCCGCGGGCTCGGATACAAAGCACAGCTAAAGGAGGGCACCCCATGA